One segment of Allorhodopirellula heiligendammensis DNA contains the following:
- a CDS encoding DUF6797 domain-containing protein produces MNLLSAVIDKTIACKAMRCYVLGMLVLGYLSMRVCQVHAADRVNVLDRSQLVAWCIVPFDAKQRSPAERAAMLNELGITRCAYDWRAQHVPEFEQEIQEYRKQGIEFFAFWGVHEEAFKLFSKYDMHPQIWQTLREGVGESEAAKVESAAQQMLPLARRTAEMGCELGLYNHGGWGGEPKNLVAVCQRLHELGHDHVGVVYNFHHAHGHIADWAASFAILKPFLLCLNLNGMNEQVQPKILGIGKGDHELEMIGAVIDSGYDGPLGILDHRESLDARESLLENRDGLAWIAKELQAAGSGGSLPPTPRVFVNPDASDDIGDNDRSTPTPLGHLYPGSDDYRNTPITVEVRATIPRRDRYNILVASDPKKSADHWELFSMRGSGRFTAYLPGRTPDHVHSNEMICDGQPHSLSMIYEDHRIQLYVDGKRVADQRVRQNGNRSKSPGDIGVGRLVEGPFRCDGKIHWVRISKGVREVAGEPLIRPTNDATTLKLWEFENEHPTALSEATAERFVGDANVGHLALEYEPTYVARLVSQARDSGDAVRGAKVFADAKFACLSCHQVGSHGGSIGPDLSTIANVRSWDQMVESVLWPQREVAPDYVTWKILTTDGDIVSGLQHSSDDASVVVRDSASGILTSVRKDEIEEQVPGGSVMPGGLVAAMTPQQRLDLIRFLGELGRDGKPLPDSIQQAIAHSQMHGPVEFPVSHAPLQPANWPHASDWVNRDRLYDFYTKQAEHFRQQPHLPMLINAYPGLDGGERGHWGNQSEMDWADDRWNETKLGCWQAGVFRADGITVPRGVCVRLGDEGEMSACFNPETLSFDAVWTGGFVKFESARMGFLGGLRPQGVLIATPRKENAKRDFQYHGFYRSAERIVFSYTIEGVKYLDSAWVEDGEFIRDVAPADEHPLRHLTKGGPRQWPAVIETSITLGNERPYAIDTIELPHVNPWNSLMFCGGHDFLDDGSALVCTMQGDVWRVSGFDSDANRPGVAKWTRFAAGLHHALGLVVADGQIYVQCRDQLTRLTDLNDDGEADFYECFSHAMITSPAGHDFICGLQRDRQGNFYTASGNQGLACISGDGETATVVATGFRNPDGLGMLPDGTVTVPVSEGGWTPASAIHAVRQSSSQLPDRPPHHGYGGPQNGEPPELPLVYLPRGLDNSSGGQVYVDSEAFGPLAKQLLHFSFGTGSWFGVLRDEVDGQLQGAVIPLAGDFLSGVHRGRFHPLDGQLYVSGMTGWGSYTRDDGCFQRVRFTGDAVQVPIGFHAHENGIRVTFAEPLEVSIAEDAGHHFAQCWNYRYGGGYGSPEYSRTHPGTPGHDPLRIQSAHVLADGRSLFLEIPQLQPVNQLHLRMRVNHRESLSCNPAGSDHDLFVTLHKLDLAFTDFAGYQPAEKQIAAHPLLIDLASMAQRKTNPWHQEITNAREINISTGSDLSYVTHEFTVSPNESLAVTLANPDVVPHNWVLVEPGAMQQVGELAEQMIADPSAFANQYVPSSDKILAHTDIVAAGHTDTIYFVAPSTPGRYPFLCTFPGHWMIMNGVMVVTE; encoded by the coding sequence TTGAATTTACTATCTGCTGTGATCGACAAAACAATCGCATGCAAGGCGATGCGCTGCTACGTTTTGGGCATGCTTGTATTAGGCTATCTGAGCATGCGAGTGTGCCAGGTCCATGCGGCGGATCGCGTTAACGTGCTAGATCGTAGCCAACTGGTAGCTTGGTGCATCGTTCCCTTTGACGCGAAACAACGATCCCCGGCTGAGCGTGCCGCAATGTTGAACGAACTCGGCATCACTCGCTGCGCCTACGATTGGCGGGCCCAGCACGTTCCCGAGTTCGAGCAGGAGATCCAAGAGTACCGAAAACAGGGGATCGAGTTTTTTGCATTCTGGGGAGTTCACGAGGAGGCCTTCAAACTCTTTTCCAAGTATGACATGCATCCACAGATCTGGCAGACCCTTCGAGAAGGTGTCGGCGAGAGCGAGGCAGCTAAAGTCGAATCCGCAGCGCAACAAATGCTCCCGCTGGCACGTCGCACTGCGGAAATGGGATGTGAACTCGGGCTCTACAATCACGGCGGTTGGGGCGGTGAGCCCAAGAATCTAGTGGCGGTATGTCAACGCTTGCATGAGCTAGGTCACGATCACGTGGGCGTCGTATACAATTTCCACCATGCCCACGGGCACATCGCGGACTGGGCCGCCTCATTTGCGATTCTAAAACCTTTCTTGCTTTGTCTGAATCTCAACGGGATGAATGAGCAGGTGCAGCCAAAGATATTGGGTATTGGCAAAGGGGATCATGAGTTGGAGATGATCGGGGCGGTGATAGACAGCGGATACGATGGGCCGCTTGGAATTCTTGACCACCGCGAATCTCTGGACGCTCGTGAATCACTCCTTGAAAACCGGGATGGACTCGCTTGGATTGCCAAAGAACTCCAGGCAGCTGGCAGCGGAGGTTCACTACCGCCCACACCGCGAGTGTTCGTCAATCCAGACGCATCCGACGATATTGGCGACAATGACCGCTCGACGCCAACCCCCCTCGGTCATCTCTATCCGGGTTCGGACGACTATCGGAACACGCCCATTACGGTAGAAGTCCGCGCGACCATACCGCGACGCGACCGTTACAACATCCTGGTGGCGAGTGATCCCAAAAAATCAGCGGACCACTGGGAGCTGTTCTCGATGCGTGGCAGTGGACGATTCACCGCGTACTTACCTGGACGAACTCCTGACCATGTGCATTCCAACGAGATGATTTGCGATGGTCAGCCGCACTCGCTTTCAATGATCTACGAGGACCACCGCATCCAACTTTACGTAGACGGGAAACGAGTTGCCGACCAACGCGTCAGGCAAAACGGAAATCGATCGAAGAGCCCGGGCGATATCGGGGTTGGCAGGCTTGTCGAGGGGCCGTTCCGATGTGATGGGAAGATCCATTGGGTACGCATTTCCAAGGGAGTCCGTGAGGTCGCCGGCGAGCCGCTCATCCGACCTACCAACGATGCGACGACGCTGAAGTTGTGGGAATTCGAAAATGAGCATCCGACCGCCTTGTCGGAGGCTACCGCGGAACGGTTTGTAGGGGATGCGAATGTCGGTCATCTCGCATTGGAATATGAGCCAACCTACGTCGCGAGACTTGTCAGCCAAGCACGCGATTCTGGCGATGCCGTGCGAGGGGCAAAAGTCTTTGCAGATGCCAAATTCGCTTGCCTGTCTTGTCACCAGGTTGGATCACATGGGGGATCGATTGGACCAGACCTGTCCACCATCGCTAACGTCCGCAGCTGGGACCAGATGGTCGAGTCGGTACTTTGGCCGCAACGAGAGGTTGCCCCGGATTACGTGACATGGAAGATCTTGACGACCGATGGCGATATCGTCTCGGGATTGCAACACAGTTCGGACGACGCGTCGGTGGTCGTCCGAGATTCAGCATCGGGAATACTGACCTCGGTTCGCAAAGATGAGATTGAAGAGCAAGTTCCTGGCGGCTCTGTGATGCCCGGCGGGCTGGTTGCTGCGATGACACCACAACAGCGGTTGGATCTGATTCGATTCTTGGGGGAATTAGGGCGAGATGGAAAGCCTCTCCCGGATTCGATTCAGCAGGCGATTGCTCATAGCCAGATGCATGGCCCGGTGGAGTTCCCGGTCTCCCATGCCCCGCTCCAACCCGCCAATTGGCCCCATGCCTCAGATTGGGTAAATCGAGATCGGTTGTACGATTTCTATACGAAGCAAGCGGAGCATTTCCGCCAGCAACCACATCTACCCATGTTGATCAATGCCTATCCGGGGCTCGACGGTGGGGAGCGGGGACACTGGGGGAACCAGAGTGAGATGGATTGGGCGGATGATCGGTGGAACGAAACAAAGCTAGGCTGTTGGCAGGCAGGTGTGTTTCGGGCCGATGGGATCACCGTGCCGCGCGGCGTGTGCGTTCGTCTCGGTGACGAGGGCGAAATGTCGGCGTGCTTCAACCCAGAAACGTTGTCTTTCGATGCCGTCTGGACAGGCGGTTTCGTTAAGTTCGAATCGGCCCGCATGGGATTTCTTGGAGGGCTACGCCCTCAGGGGGTGCTGATTGCGACGCCACGGAAAGAGAATGCCAAACGAGATTTTCAATACCATGGGTTTTACCGGAGTGCCGAACGAATTGTCTTTTCTTACACCATTGAGGGCGTGAAGTATCTCGATTCAGCATGGGTGGAAGACGGTGAGTTCATTCGTGACGTCGCACCCGCAGACGAACATCCTCTGCGGCATCTTACGAAGGGAGGGCCACGACAATGGCCCGCAGTAATCGAGACGAGTATCACGCTGGGCAACGAACGTCCCTATGCGATCGATACCATCGAATTGCCACATGTCAATCCATGGAACTCGCTCATGTTTTGTGGCGGCCACGACTTTCTTGATGACGGGAGTGCGTTGGTGTGCACGATGCAAGGAGATGTATGGCGAGTGAGTGGTTTCGATTCAGATGCGAATCGACCGGGTGTGGCGAAATGGACTCGGTTCGCCGCGGGGCTTCACCATGCTTTGGGATTGGTGGTGGCGGACGGGCAGATCTATGTTCAGTGTCGAGATCAATTAACTCGCCTGACGGATCTGAATGACGATGGTGAAGCGGATTTCTACGAGTGCTTCAGCCATGCGATGATCACATCGCCCGCCGGACATGATTTCATTTGTGGTTTGCAACGCGACCGACAGGGCAACTTCTACACAGCTTCAGGCAATCAAGGCTTAGCATGTATCTCCGGTGATGGAGAGACGGCGACTGTGGTTGCCACTGGCTTTCGCAACCCCGACGGTTTGGGGATGCTGCCTGACGGGACCGTGACCGTGCCAGTTTCTGAAGGCGGATGGACGCCTGCATCGGCAATCCACGCCGTCCGGCAATCGTCGTCACAACTGCCCGATAGGCCACCTCATCACGGCTATGGTGGGCCTCAAAACGGTGAGCCGCCAGAGTTGCCGCTGGTGTATCTGCCCCGCGGACTTGATAACTCCAGCGGCGGTCAAGTTTATGTGGACAGCGAGGCTTTTGGTCCCCTGGCGAAGCAGTTGCTGCATTTCTCATTTGGCACGGGCTCCTGGTTTGGCGTGCTCCGCGATGAGGTTGACGGCCAACTTCAAGGCGCAGTCATTCCCCTCGCTGGCGATTTTCTGTCGGGGGTACATCGCGGCCGTTTCCATCCGCTCGATGGGCAACTATACGTTTCCGGGATGACTGGCTGGGGATCGTATACCCGTGACGACGGTTGTTTCCAACGCGTGCGATTTACTGGGGACGCCGTGCAAGTGCCGATTGGGTTTCACGCTCACGAAAATGGCATCCGAGTCACGTTTGCAGAGCCACTTGAAGTATCGATTGCAGAGGACGCGGGACATCATTTTGCACAGTGCTGGAACTATCGCTATGGCGGTGGGTATGGATCACCCGAGTATTCACGCACCCATCCAGGAACGCCGGGGCACGATCCGTTAAGGATTCAGTCGGCTCATGTTCTGGCCGATGGTCGTTCGCTGTTCCTAGAAATCCCACAACTGCAGCCTGTCAATCAGTTGCACTTGCGGATGCGCGTCAACCATCGCGAGTCGCTGTCTTGCAATCCTGCAGGTAGTGATCACGACCTCTTCGTGACGCTTCACAAGCTTGACTTAGCGTTCACTGATTTCGCGGGCTACCAGCCCGCCGAAAAGCAGATTGCAGCCCATCCGCTGCTTATCGACTTAGCCTCCATGGCACAGCGGAAAACGAATCCTTGGCATCAGGAAATTACGAATGCACGAGAAATCAATATTTCGACGGGTAGCGATCTCAGTTACGTCACACATGAATTCACCGTCAGCCCAAATGAGTCGCTGGCGGTGACACTCGCGAATCCTGATGTAGTACCCCATAACTGGGTGCTCGTTGAGCCGGGGGCGATGCAACAAGTAGGTGAACTTGCGGAGCAGATGATCGCCGACCCAAGTGCCTTCGCAAACCAGTACGTTCCTAGCTCGG